In the Flavobacterium sp. 90 genome, ATTCCACCTACGGTTTGATCTACAACTGCTTGTTTACGAGCAATCATTTTCTCTAAATTGATTTTTACATCTCCCGAAACTTCGATTCCGTGATCTGCAAAATGTGCAATTTCAGCATAATGATGAGAAGAAGATAATAGTGCTTTTGAAGGAATACAACCTACGTTAAGGCAAGTTCCGCCTAATGAATTATATTTTTCTACAATTGCAGTTTTGAAACCTAATTGTGCGCAACGAATTGCTGATACATATCCGCCAGGACCTGAACCTATAATGACTACGTCAAATGAACTCATAGTTTGTCTATTTTATTTTTAGCGATACAAAATTAAGGAATAAAGTTTTGTTTAAAGTTTAAATCTCAATGTTTTTTGTGTGAAATTTAAGGGACGGTTTTTACCAAGAGGACTCTTAGATCAGAAGCTTTTTTTTGGATTGCGAATTTTAATGTAAGGTTTACTAAGTTTTGTTTTTTTAGTCTCGCGAAGACGCAGAAGCGCAAAGTTTTTTTTTAAAACAATGATTCTATCGTACTATTTGTCATTTCGACGAAGGAGAAATCTCCACAAGAAGCTCGACAAAGATTGGATTTTCGTTGCGGAGCTACTTACGAAGATTTCTCCTTCGTCGAAATTGTAGATGTTAGATATTTCGGTAACAAAATTTAACTTTAATAAATTTTGTTACGATGAGAAATAATAGTCAGGATTCCACTTTAGAGCGGAACTACTTAGAGAAGTATCGTTTTCTAATAAAAGAATATGAACAGGTAAAAAATAAAACTCATCCTTTGTATAAAAAAGCAATGGATTTTTATGCAGCAAATAATACTTGCCGAAAGAGTTTTTTAAAGTATTATAATCGCTTTAAACAAAGTGGGAAATCTATTGATTTATTGCCCCAAAAAAGAGGTCCCAAATATAAAACAAGACGTCCTTTGCCTTTTATAGAGCAAAAAGTAATTGCATTACGAGAAAAAGGAAACAACAAATATGAAATTGTTAGTATCTTAAGGCCCAAATTAGGGAAGCATACACCATCATATTCAGGAGTTTATAATATTTTAAAACGCAATAAAATAAATAGATTAACTCCGAAGATTAAAAAGAATCATCAAAAAATAATCAAGGAAAGAATGGGACAACTTGGTCATATTGATTGTCATTATTTGAGCAAAAGTATAATTAAAGGGGAAAATAAAAATCGCTATTTAGTTTGTGTAATAGATGATTACAGTCGAATTGCCTGGGCTGAATTAGTTTCTGATATTACCAGTTTAACAGTTATGTTTGCGGCATTGAAATGTTTAAACATCCTAAGTGATCATTATGAAATAAAATTTGAAGAGATATTATCTGATAATGGAGCTGAATTTGGACCTAAAACAAGCAAAGTGAAAAATAATCACCCTTTTGAGAGGATGTTAATGGAATTAGGTATTGTTCATAGGTACACAAAACCCTACAGACCACAAACTAATGGTAAAGTTGAACGCTTTTGGAGAACTCTTGAAGATGATTTATTGAGAGACACAGATTTTGATTCTCATGAAGAATTAAAAGAAGAATTATTGCAATACTTATATTATTATAATCATGAAAGACCACATCAAGGTATTGATGGAAAAAAACCAATCGAAATGATAAATCCGTTACCGAAATAAGTAACCTTTACAGAAATGACAAAAACTTTGCGCCTCTGCGTCTTTGCGAGATTATTTTTAAAACTTCAGAAACTCATCCTGTATTAGACGCACTGCAGTGCGTCTCTACGGAAAACCTTTGTTCCTTTGAACCTTCCGCAAAAAACTCATCCTGTGTTAGACGCACTGCTGTGCGCCTCTACGGAAAACCTTTGTCGCTTTGATCCTCTGAAACTTTGAACCTCTTTTCTAAGGTTTTCTTTGTGGATTTCTTGACGTATGAAAAACTGAATAAACGATTACTTCATTTTTGATAATTTCATAAATAATTACAAACGGAAATTTAACCAAAGTTAATTCGCGAAAACCTGGTTCTTTCTTTATTTCAAATAATTCCGGATGTAATTTTAAAACTTGTAGATGTGATTTTAAATACGTTAGAAATTGCTTTCCCAAACCTTTCCTTCTACTTTCATAAAATTCAACAGATTCATCAATTTCATTTTCTGCTAAGGGTAAAATTTTGATCTTAAAAACCATACTTAGCATTCAGGCGCTGTTCTACTTCTTGCCATGAACTAGCTTCCTTTTCGTTTGAGAGATATTTTTCTCTTTCTTCAGCAACTAAGTCATAATGAGCGTCTGAAACAATTGATTTCTTTTCGTCATGATTTATGGCATCAAAAACACTTTCTAAAATTTCTAATTTAGAATCATCTTCTATGAATTTTCCAAAATCTTTTATGAGTTTACGTCTCAGTTCTTTCGTTTCCATTTCATTTGTATTTAATTCAAATTTAAGTCTTTTAAGCTTTGGATTTTGTTAAGATGATTTTCTTTTTAATTAGAGCATCCTTTCTGCCGGACCGCGCCTTCCTCCTATAGTTTCTCTTTCACCTTTCACAAATTCAACCAATTGGTAAATTACATGAACAAGCTCATACTGATTACACCAATAATCTTCAATTTTTCCGAATGTTTTATAGTCAGAAATATTAAATCCTTCCTCAATATCATTATACCAAATTATTTGATGCCCAAAAATAGCGACAACCCAGAAACCACCTCCCATTTCACCACATTCTTTCTCCTCCCATTTTATTGGTTCAATTTTAATCAGATTCCAGTAGTTTTTTAATTCTTCTTCCAGAATTCTTTCTGTTTTCTGAATTTCATTAAAGAGTTCATCAAATGATATTGGTTCCCATTCTTCCATTATTATAGGTGTTTATTATTAGTTTTAAATTTAAAGAATTTCATTTCAGGATTGTAAAAATTTTTCTCGCAGATTTTGCAAATTAAGCAGATTTTTTTTTCTCTAAAAATCAAAAAGTTATTAGGATTCATCCTGTGTTAGACGCACTGCTGTGCGTCTCTACGGAAAACCTTTATTCCTTTGAACATTTGCAACTTTGAACCTTCCGCAAAAAACTCATCCTGTGTTAGACGCACTGCTGTGCGCCTCTACGATAAACCTTTGTCCATTTGAACCTCTGAACCTTTGCACCTAAACCTTTGCACCTAAACCTTAGAACCTCAGCAACTCAGAACCTCAGTACCTTTAAAAAACAATCGTTGAATTCTTTACTTCACTAATCATAAACATACTTTGTGTGCTACCAATATGCTGTAACGTTGTGAGTTTTGTTACTAAGAATTCGCGATAAGCTTCCATATCTTTTACTAATACTTTTAGGATATAATCGTAATCGCCGCTTACGTGATGGCATTCTAAAA is a window encoding:
- a CDS encoding integrase core domain-containing protein; this translates as MRNNSQDSTLERNYLEKYRFLIKEYEQVKNKTHPLYKKAMDFYAANNTCRKSFLKYYNRFKQSGKSIDLLPQKRGPKYKTRRPLPFIEQKVIALREKGNNKYEIVSILRPKLGKHTPSYSGVYNILKRNKINRLTPKIKKNHQKIIKERMGQLGHIDCHYLSKSIIKGENKNRYLVCVIDDYSRIAWAELVSDITSLTVMFAALKCLNILSDHYEIKFEEILSDNGAEFGPKTSKVKNNHPFERMLMELGIVHRYTKPYRPQTNGKVERFWRTLEDDLLRDTDFDSHEELKEELLQYLYYYNHERPHQGIDGKKPIEMINPLPK
- a CDS encoding type II toxin-antitoxin system RelE/ParE family toxin produces the protein MVFKIKILPLAENEIDESVEFYESRRKGLGKQFLTYLKSHLQVLKLHPELFEIKKEPGFRELTLVKFPFVIIYEIIKNEVIVYSVFHTSRNPQRKP